The Biomphalaria glabrata chromosome 1, xgBioGlab47.1, whole genome shotgun sequence sequence ATGCTAACTAttatagttgaaaaaaaaaaaccagtgaAGATACAGATCATCAATAGTTCATTatagaataacaataataatccaatgcagaatacttttaacaaaaattaCGTGAACAATGACAGCTAACAATGACTATCAACGCCAATAGGTAGCTTCACATACCTAATAGGGGAGTGTCTATCGATCTTTCTGGTTCCTTGACATTATTGTATATATACACTCTCTAAGCTTCTATTTGAGCCCACGTCATCATCATATTATGCAAATCAAGGCTATCAAGAAAGGTTATTTTTTCCCATGCACATGTGATGTGACCTAAATAATATGGGTAGTTTACTTCCTGCTGGTCATCTCTCTTCTTTACATTGCAGACGTGACTAGCCTGCTCTTTCTCTTCTGGTTTATATGCAGAAGTGtgacatgtaaaaaaaactgaaactttCTGAATGCTAAACATAGTGACATGTAAAAAAACTGAAACTTTCTGAATGCTAAACATAGTGATATGTACTTAAATATttcatgttttcttggaggCATTATAGTTTAGACTCAATAAtgtccataatttttttttaggcttgtttaattattattattattatagcttttatatagcgctgctttcatgcttatagcatgctcagagcgctctggtccaatctctttcgtggaccagtgggtggggagggggtatctaggagttggttttctgtgctgcctttaggcagctcagtaaacacaactctgcccaagtcgggtgttgaacctcgagcccctttctaggtagccaagccaagttcaagcgcacttggcctctcgaccacgcttcccaaacAAACATGTTTTATAGATTAAGCTttttttgtgtgagtgtgttagtGTTTAAACTAATATTAGGATAGTAATATCATAGtgataaagtaaaataaaaatgttaaaaatgaaTTTAGGACTTTGATCCCATGGCGGAACACCGAGTTCCTAGGATTGCTGACAGAGAGGACGAGTATAGAGCCAGACGTCGTCAAATGATAATTTCACCAGAGCGATACGATCCTTTTGCCCAAGGTAATGTTTGCTATGCCTTTATTCATTATTAATTGAATTTTGAAATAGTTGAAATTGTCTGTGCTGTTTGCTGTTTATTTAGTTTTCATGTCATTTGTGTCACTGGTGTCTgaacaagaaatatttaaaacatttttagcccATCCCATTTAAAAAAACCTAAACCGTTTATGAATCCAACATCCTAATTTGTGTATGTATTATATGCAAAATGACTGTGttggtgttttaaaagtttcaatGTAATATTTTCCAATGTCTGATTACAAAGaccatttttttccttttggttATGTCCTAACGTGTCAGGCTAatgttaaaacaacaacaaaccttGTGGGCTTCGATGTTGTTAAGAGGAAAAACaataattgtatttgttttgaaagCAGCATACAATTTAAACTGCATTGAAAACTAGGATGAActgttatacattttaaatctgAATTTATCCCTGTGTCAGTAGTAACTCAGAAATGACCAAACACATTTGATCTAATTACTATTTATGTATCTCTGTCTACTGTTTTTGTTAGACTttgttgtgcttttttttttttacattaaaatgatCAAAGTCAAACCAAGTCTAATACAAGTTAAACCTTTCCTTCCTAGCCATGTGCATATGCTGATGTGATCAAGTGATTGCCTGAAAGCTCACCATAGCTTCATGGTTCATGGGTTAACCTCTTGAGTCCATTCGTAGTCTTGCACTTGTAGTgagaatgtatttaaaaaaaaataataacttagAATCAACTCAGaagataaaatatatttgtttcatgAACATATTTATGATAAGAATTCTAGTTTTAACTTAAGCAAAGAGCGTACATATCAATGGAATACTGAGAGGGAGACCAGAAGGTTAATTTATTTCCcaattattaaacattaattaaatgacagtagtttgtttctttgtacTATCCACCCTATGGCTTTGGTCCTTTCATGACTTGAACTAATGAGAGACTAATTTTAGGGATGCTGCTACAATCTGTTTACAGCCTGATCATGTCCAGAGATCAACATTCTAAAAGCGTACGTAtaatgtgaacaaaaaaaaaattgaagggtTTGTGCAGTTTTGGCAAACATTTGAAATTGTTTctgtttatatgtatatatatttttgttacacCCCTCTTTCTTGTCTTCTTATGCTATAAGCTATCTAAAgtaatataaacacacacacacacttgtttGCCAGAACCAGAAGTAGGAAAAGTAGGTATTTAAGTTCAGTTTTAAATACAGACTTTTCCATGCTTGGATAATATGTGGCTTGATCATTCAAATTACCATTTTCCTTTTGTTTGAATAAgctaaaaaacatttattgaaAAACTGTATGCTTATTGAGTTACTATTTGCTTtatgtttacaaatatttttgaaatgttcAGCTTTCAGATTAGTTAGTGAAAACGTTCATCCTAATTTTCATGAAATATCTACAAAGTTGTATGCTGCTcaaacagattttaaaatttccattttttttttctttgttaaaaatCTTGAAATGAAATTTATATTTAAGCTAGATATATTAGACATAAAAGCTTGCTTGAATACATTTACTTCAATTAAATAAAAGGAAATGCAACAACACTCAGATAAAAGGTGAGGTAGATTGCTTTTGTAATCATCAGAAACAGTGGGCAAGAAGAATTTCATTTATTAGCCCAGACATTTTGTTCCTCAGTCTCTGTATTTTTCTGCTAAATATTCCAATTACTTAGTTATTCTAAAAGTCTCTTAAAAATTGTTATTCTAAGGTGGTTGAAATAGTTTCTTAATAagcatattgttttttttattcaataaagtatttaaaaatattaaatttaaaaaaagctgcATATTATCTTTCGATAGGGACAGTtttgaaccatttttttttggctgattTGCTTTAAAAGATAAATGGTATTCTGTTCAGACCTGTCCCCTTAATAATTATTTGTACCCAGAATGATTCAATTTAAAACTCTAGTATACATATTTAACGAGTTTTTTTATGTCACGGCCATGTCGTGACCATTCTGCTTTCTCATTGTAGGTGGAAAAACTCCAGATCCTACGCGTGCTGGAAGGACCTACACTGACGTGATGGCAGAGAGGTCTTTACAAAAAGAACAAGTATGTAGATAATTTCAATTCTGTGGTCTATTTAACATTGTAAAAATGTGAGGATTATGACAAGGGTGACATATCTAAGGGAGAAGGTATAAAATTGAATTGATTTTCTTAATTATGAGCATTTtctaaatagaaaagaaaaaagtaacatttctcctttcagatcttgcgatctatggggcagatgatattaaggtcatgtttctttagccaactgttaaaaacgaccaaccgcctttactttccccaactaaagtcaaattctatttttaatttgttctttCTTAATTTGATAGTTCCCATTTCATTGTGGTAAATACAATTGCCTTGATTTATCCTTCAGGCAGCTCTAAGGCAACAAATGCAGGAGAAAGCTAAAGCTGGAGAGTTAAAAGTTGTCAATGGTTCAGATGCCCAAAAACAGACTTCCAAGCGAAGACGATGGGATCAGGCTGGTGGTGAAGAAGTAGCAGCGAAGAAGAAGTCATCTTGGGATGCAGCAGAGGCCACTACACCATCAAACAGTCGTTGGGATGAAACACCTGGTAGAGCAAAAGGTTAGTCATTGAGGCATTCTAAGTTCTGATTTAAAGTGAGCCACTAGACTAAttgaataattataatttttcatattGTAGTTGATTGGGTCGAGGATTATTTTGTGTTTACTTCTTTATATCTTAGCACTTGGTGCcaatgatatttttttgtttgttattcacATCATAttatcacctttttttttattaatggaaTTTAGTTGAATATTTAGATTAATGCTGATGAGATTCAATTATATTCTCAATACAAATAGGAGCAGAAACTCCTGGTGCTACGCCCAGTTCACGTGCTTGGGATGCTACACCTGGCCATGCTACCCCAGGTGCTGTGACTCCTGGCAGAAGTGATGAGACACCTGGTCATAAAAATACTCCAAGTGCTAGAAAAAATCGTTGGGATGAAACACCTAAGACAGAAAGaggtgattttttaaatgatatggTTGATGTTGATATAAGTGATAGGATGCAAAAGTGAAATCAGATTGGCTAATGAAAAATAatcacaacaaaataaaatacaatttgaaAGTAATTTCATAATAAAGGTTTAATTATGAGAACTGTAAATGAGTAATTGTAAAATGtcttcattaatttattaatccTTATAAGATTAGCTTTCTTCACTTTTATTCCCTTTTGTAGTCCcttttcaaataattattttctgcATCATCTTGCAGTCTTGTAGCCATGATAAATAGTAAGAGATGTTATGAAAGTCTTGCTcattatctatttattttaggaTTTCCAGGTTTTTTACCTACAATTACCTAATGTATATCTATAAGCTTTCCCCTTTCTGACATCTGGGAAATATCAATTATTTCATGCTAGTAAAGAATGTATGTTTAACATTCCAAAAAATGCTTGCTATTTTTTCATGCTAAACAAAAAAGCtgtctagaagaagaagaaagtttACCCTGACAGTATAagtttatataacattttaaaacagttACTGTTCTTTTTCACTTACAGAAACTCCTGGTCACAATAGTGGATGGGCAGAGACACCAAAAACTGATAGAGGTGGTGACCTGATTGAAAGTACTCCAACACCTGGAGCAAGTAAGCGAAGGTCCAGGTGGGATGAGACCCCAGGAGCAGCTACTCCTTCTGCCATGACTCCTAGTATGACTCCAGGCCAGATGACTCCTAGCATGACTCCAGGTGGAATGACCCCAGGTGGGATGACACCTAGTATGACTCCAAGTGGGGTAACGCCCACCGGTGCCAAGGCCATGGGCTTGGCCACCCCAACTCCTGGTCATCTCATTTCAATGACACCTGAACAGTTGCAGGCTTTCTCGTGGCAGAGAGAAATTGATGAAAGGAACAGACCTTTGTCAGATGATGAGTTGGAATCAATGTTTCCTCCAGGCTACAAGGTTGTTACTAAATTCTCACATTATCTAAGTACTgttgttgatatatatatatataatattgaacTTATCAATTTTCCTGTGTCTGTTTTTGGCTCTAGGTTTTGCCTCCCCCAGCTGGCTATGTGCCAATTAGAACACCTGCTCGTAAACTGTTGGCTACACCCACCCCTCTAGTTGGTACACCCATGGGCTTCAGAATGCAGACTCCAGACAATAAGAGCAGCAAAGACATGATTGTAGATATGCAGCCAAAGGGAAACTTGCCCATGATGAAACCTGATGATATGCAGTACTTTGACAAGTTGTTGGTATGCTGTTATTAAATAAAGTTAAACATAATGATATTAACAATGATATTAACCATACTTTAGTTTGAAGCAACATTTAATATGTGgttaatattgttattttgtacaCTAGGTTGATGTGGATGAAGAAACTTTGTCACCTgaagaacagaaagaaagaaaaataatgaaattacttttaaagataaaaaatggAACCCCACCTATGAGAAAAGTAGGTTGAAATCTATTGCCTTGatgaaatttaactttttaatttttttaattttgctttcttgttttaaaaatagaaatattacCTTGTTTCTCAAATATTAATGTAAGTCTTTTGCAATGCTAAAAAGAAAAGGTAATAAAACTATTATTTGAACACAAAACAAGATTGCACTAGTCCATTGAAATTATTGGTTTGGCAGTTTCATGTTTGGCtattattactaaatatttCAGGCTGCACTACGTCAAATCACAGACAAAGCTCGAGAGTTTGGTGCTGGTCCTTTATTCAACCAAATTCTCCCATTGCTCATGTCCCCAACATTGGAAGACCAGGAGAGACATCTCTTGGTGAAAGTCATTGACAGAATTCTGTACAAACTGGACGACTTGGTCCGACCTTACGTTCACAAGATTCTTGTGGTCATTGAACCTCTACTGATTGATGAAGATTACTATGCCAGAGTGGAGGGCAGGGAGATCATTTCTAATTTAGCCAAGGTCAGTTGTATCAATGTAttgcatatttgttttttttgcttttcaaaCTAAACAGCAAGGTTTGATATAAaggtcttgtttttttttttcacagtgcTGAAAATACACCACCACTAATTTCAGATACAAAAGTTATTTCCTTAAATCTTTTCtgtagttaaaaaaataattaaaatcagacattgtttaattataattattaaaactttttaaaaattggttaATGTTGATTTCTGTTGTTTTAGGCTGCTGGTCTGGCTACAATGATTGCTACCATGCGTCCAGATATTGACAACATGGATGAGTATGTCAGAAACACAACTGCTCGTGCTTTTGCTGTGGTGGCTTCAGCTTTGGGAATCCCTTCCCTTCTGCCTTTCTTGAAAGCTGTGTGTAAAAGCAAAAAGTCTTGGCAGGCTCGACACACAGGCATAAAGATTGTCCAGCAGATCTCCATTCTCATGGGATGTGCCATCTTGCCTCACTTAAAAAGTTTGGTTGAgattattgagcatggtaagatcattattgtgttgtttttttttttatcttagctTCTTGAGCAAGAGTTAAGGCCTTTTCTTCATACATGTTGATACTACCTAATTCCATTGACGAAGAGAATGTTCTCTGTCATTCAGAAAATGAGCATACACCCTCAGGCCACATTAATGCCCAATGCTATTGTTCTTACTCCCTAAGGTTTGGTTGATGAACAACAGAAAGTAAGAACTATCACTGCCTTAGCCTTGGCAGCTCTTGCTGAAGCTGCTACACCTTATGGCATTGAATCTTTTGACAGTGTTCTCAAACCCCTTTGGAAAGGTATTCGCCAACACAGAGGAAAGGTAGGCATTGTTTTCTTTCAGTTGCTTAGAATCACTTCAAACCACATTGTATGTAGctaacagacctgcctaccgttacgcaaaatggcaaaatgcgtattcgttacgcaaaatctcccaaaaaatgaccgtcagtacgcgaatacgcatttaacccgtcgcgttacgcatttcgtatacttcccccccctctcttgactagcctacgagcggtcacggaggtcacgctaagccgtcctgttggtGGGGGGATAGAACAGAAAAGATGGGGGAACACaatgtgtccagatctatacgttgattggttcttaaaagcaattagatttagtctagaaatgaagaacgcgagagtgagggagtggcgggttggtaccgtcagttagctgatacaccaacgtgcctttttattttattttttttttgtaagttcattagtagaaattaattagatctatgttgaatccctgattcccgtattcatttgtatagaaaaaaatatcgaagtgctatctaTTCAAagcacattgagtgacattgtagatatctagatctggattctagattctagatctagaatctagataacttgttatacaggaatagatctaacTAGAGTTAACTAGAGTCTACTCTAACTctagtctagctagtcattacgttaaatgtcatgattctctacattactctacactctggatccaatttagttgtagcatgatttagattgactagatctagatcgataacatctactaccatctagtctagatctagactagattcttagtatagaatagatcaaggatgaaggtaggcctacgaaagtttggagtagacctacgtttgtagcggatccacggcatcggtaacactcttaagcccagatctagagtagattataatattatattctattgatctagatttagattgtagatctaatcatgacatctagatctaatatatatatatatatatatttatatatatatatatatatatatatatatatatatatatatatgacaaaatagtggatcgcttaagtgttacgcattctggtgccaaaatacgcattttgaccatcagcgttacgcatttggactttttttggtaggcaggtctgagcTAACATCAAACACTCataaaatatatcattttacATCAAGGGTTTGGCTGCCTTCTTGAAAGCTATTGGTTATTTGATCCCCCTCATGGATGCTGAGTATGCAAACTACTACACAAGGGAAGTAATGTTGATTCTGATCAGAGAGTTTCCTTCTCCTGATGAGGAAATGAAGAAGATTGTCTTGAAAGTGAGTAGTTatctttaattaaataatttattacatatTTATAGTCTAATTTAAAATGCCATTaatattttcaaaacatattgaATAGTacttatatttttatgaaaaaacaacactcaATACTTCTTACAATCAAGCTTCACATGACAGTTAACATTGCATAATTTATGATACTATTTATACACTCTGTCATTTAGATTTGAAAATatcatgtagaaaaaaaagacattctacacaaaGTGATCTATTAGggtgacatttttaaattatttaaataaataaattcatttcTTTGATTTGTGTTTGCTtttacattaactctttctctcgtaactgacgataccaacgttgattccaccagaatgtggtaaataattacggagagaaggAGTTAAATTGGAATATTTTTACATTGCATAGTTCAATTATGGTTGGCACTGATAAAAGAAATgtgaaaaatatagaaataaaacataagaaataaagttgtcaatgccaaaaaaaaaatatatttataaattttatctaACTTTACAGGTAGTCAAACAGTGTTGCGCAACTGATGGTGTGGAATCTCAGTATATCAAGGACGAAATTTTACCACCATTTTTTAAGAACTTCTGGAATCAGAGAATGGCTCTTGATAGACGTAATTACAGACAGGTAAGTTGGTGAATTATTCCCAGTaggcttagaaacatttataaagGCCACCAGACCAGGTAATTCTGTCTGTCTCAGTCTAATTAGTGTTCCAATAATCTGTTGAATTGTCtctgattttgaattttttttcccttgtttaaaGTTATTGGCCTTTATTATGTTAGAACCAATTATGGCTAATAAATCTGTTTATTActagtattttataaatattctttgtataggcaaactaaaaataagtttaaatgtCTTCAGCTTGTGGACACAACTGTGGAAATAGCCAACAAAGTTGGAGCAGCAGAGATCATCGGTAGAGTTGTGGATGACTTGAAGGATGAGGCTGAACAGTACCGCAAGATGGTAATGGAGACCATTGAGAAGATTATGTCTAACTTGGGAGCCAGTGACATTGATTCTCGTCTTGAGGAGCAACTTATTGATGGTATTCTGTATGCCTTCCAGGAACAAACAACTGAGGTGGGTGGCTGGTTAAAAGAATTGGGAGTTTTACTTTTTGTCTAAAGTTCTGATTAATAAgttaatgaaattctattcaaATTACTTATCTTCAAGGTTAATGTTGTTCAGATGGTCCAATAAAATTGATGTAATCaagtatatatttaattttgttttatggaaAAAGTTGTACTGCAAAGTTTTAACAACATAATTTGTTTACTGTTTATTGGTTTGTATATAAAACAAacgttttataattatttacttCATATCTGAATGTCCTCCAGGATGTTGTCATGTTAAATGGATTTGGTACTGTGGTAAATGCTCTAAGTAAAAGAGTCAAGCCATACCTACCCCAGATGTGTGGTACCATCTTGTGGCGTCTCAACAATAAATCTGCCAAGGTTAGACAGCAGGCAGCTGACCTCATCTCAAGAATAGCTATTGTTATGAAAACTTGTCAAGAGGTGAATTTACAAATTAATTCCAAATGAGCATTTTGTATTAAAGTTGAGTTAGTTTATTACAAATGATAATTTGATTTTCCATATgtgaaaaaataatgttgaaaaTCTGTATTTCTTCTCACTGATACTACCattcaacctttttttcaaCTATAATCACAtagaaatgaaacaaagcaCTAGGATTTATTAAATGATTTTGTACAAGTgaatcaagaaaataaaacttaaatgctACTAAAATTTACTTAGATCCATcttagaatatgcatcttcAGTTTAGGATCACCCaattcaaggaaaaaaaaacattgagaaACTAGTACAGATtccaaataaaactatttttaacttttatttaatgtattacttttttttttttctgtttgtttggaGGGCTGGGTCCCTGACATCTGTTAGCTATGACTAATTGTTTCTGGATTCTTTTTTAGGTCTAAGACACATTagtatgttttgtaaaaaaaaaaagttaatcagtttttcaaatacaaaataacaacTTTCAGGAAAAACTTATGGGCCATCTTGGTATTGTGCTGTATGAGTATCTTGGAGAAGAGTATCCTGAAGTGCTAGGTTCTATCCTTGGTGCCCTCAAAGCCATTGTCAATGTTATTGGTATGACCAAAATGACTCCACCCATTAAAGATTTGTTGCCCAGATTAACACCCATTTTGAAAAACAGGCAAGTGAAGACTTTTATAATTTGAATATTCatgttttcaaaaataaaaaatgttatttatttgttagatCTGTATTATATAGCCTTTTAGTGAGTGTATGTAAATAATTTCAATTGTTTTTCATCAGACATGAAAAAGTCCAAGAAAACTGTATTGATTTAGTTGGTCGTATTGCTGATCGTGGTCCTGAGTTTGTATCGGCAAGAGAATGGATGAGAATTTGTTTTGAATTATTAGAACTTTTGAAAGCCCACAAGAAAGCTATTCGGAGAGCAACAGTTAACACATTTGGCTACATTGCTAAAGCTATTGGGTAAGTAAAATATATAACaattaaatgtaggcctatataggatttatttatttattatttactatTGGTCTAAGACTATATATaggttatatttttaaaaaatgcagattTAGGCATAAATTATtatactaatttaaaaaaaatggcttaagtacccctttcagaccatgtgcaTCTATAGATGATggaaaggtcatatgtttctgtggccaacggttaaatgagggtgtcatgaCCATCACCACGACCAACTGTCTTTTATTTCCCTacataatgtcaggtactcattagagttgggtggactcaataGTGCCCTAAAACCcttaaattcaaaatcacaatcTTCTCTGTTTGGCAGCCAAGTGACACTTGACACTCAGCAATCGTGcccctaataataataatcatactAATAGCTTCAGTAAAAAATGTCATGTTAAACTTGATGTTTCAAAATACTAGTGatggaaataaataataatgtcaataaaacaaatatttccaaGCATtcattacaaatcttatatcaactcattcagTCTAGTTGGAATcttttacatgttatttctccacaCACATCATAGAAGTCATATTGTAGTACTACCTAACTACTTAACCTATTGACACAGTTCTTTCTATTTCTGACAGTCCCCATGATGTTCTGGCCACCTTGTTAAATAACCTTAAAGTTCAGGAGAGGCAGAATCGTGTGTGTACAACAGTAGCCATTGCCATTGTGGCAGAAACTTGTTCCCCCTTTACAGTTTTGCCTGCCCTGATGAATGAGTACAGGGTCCCTGAGCTCAATGTTCAGAATGGTGTTCTCAAATCTCTGTCTTTCATGTTTGAGTACATTGGTGAGATGGGGAAAGATTATATTTACCCAGTAGCACCTTTGTTAGAAGATGCTTTGATGGACAGGTAAAGAAAATATACTACGAAATAAAACCTCTATGCATTATTAACTTTAAATTCCTGTAATTTTATTGAACATGGTCTTAacttatttattcttttatttcatCACTTTTACATTGAGGCAGAGAATTTATAATCATGAAAATATTGGACACAAATCTTTAAAGGAATAATTACATATCAATCTGCAAATACTGCATTTTAATTAAAGAGTAAAGCATTTAATAttatttgaaatacatttttattcaagaagactaataaatacatgttacgAATTATTTTTGGGTATGAttatatagttatctattgctgttttaatgtttctatTGAGTGCTTTGTTTCAAATGTCATCTTGGGCTTTCAGGGATCTGGTGCATCGACAGACTGCCATGGCTGCTATCCA is a genomic window containing:
- the LOC106065756 gene encoding splicing factor 3B subunit 1-like isoform X1 produces the protein MAATTHEEIEETVRKLQEKKQNLLNKDPEEVRVGLGSEGHFDTDIYGGSGFDGQYVTSIAANDEVDDDDDVTPAYTKKSTYNAPLNLLHDASNDQDFDPMAEHRVPRIADREDEYRARRRQMIISPERYDPFAQGGKTPDPTRAGRTYTDVMAERSLQKEQAALRQQMQEKAKAGELKVVNGSDAQKQTSKRRRWDQAGGEEVAAKKKSSWDAAEATTPSNSRWDETPGRAKGAETPGATPSSRAWDATPGHATPGAVTPGRSDETPGHKNTPSARKNRWDETPKTERETPGHNSGWAETPKTDRGGDLIESTPTPGASKRRSRWDETPGAATPSAMTPSMTPGQMTPSMTPGGMTPGGMTPSMTPSGVTPTGAKAMGLATPTPGHLISMTPEQLQAFSWQREIDERNRPLSDDELESMFPPGYKVLPPPAGYVPIRTPARKLLATPTPLVGTPMGFRMQTPDNKSSKDMIVDMQPKGNLPMMKPDDMQYFDKLLVDVDEETLSPEEQKERKIMKLLLKIKNGTPPMRKAALRQITDKAREFGAGPLFNQILPLLMSPTLEDQERHLLVKVIDRILYKLDDLVRPYVHKILVVIEPLLIDEDYYARVEGREIISNLAKAAGLATMIATMRPDIDNMDEYVRNTTARAFAVVASALGIPSLLPFLKAVCKSKKSWQARHTGIKIVQQISILMGCAILPHLKSLVEIIEHGLVDEQQKVRTITALALAALAEAATPYGIESFDSVLKPLWKGIRQHRGKGLAAFLKAIGYLIPLMDAEYANYYTREVMLILIREFPSPDEEMKKIVLKVVKQCCATDGVESQYIKDEILPPFFKNFWNQRMALDRRNYRQLVDTTVEIANKVGAAEIIGRVVDDLKDEAEQYRKMVMETIEKIMSNLGASDIDSRLEEQLIDGILYAFQEQTTEDVVMLNGFGTVVNALSKRVKPYLPQMCGTILWRLNNKSAKVRQQAADLISRIAIVMKTCQEEKLMGHLGIVLYEYLGEEYPEVLGSILGALKAIVNVIGMTKMTPPIKDLLPRLTPILKNRHEKVQENCIDLVGRIADRGPEFVSAREWMRICFELLELLKAHKKAIRRATVNTFGYIAKAIGPHDVLATLLNNLKVQERQNRVCTTVAIAIVAETCSPFTVLPALMNEYRVPELNVQNGVLKSLSFMFEYIGEMGKDYIYPVAPLLEDALMDRDLVHRQTAMAAIQHMALGVCGFGCEDALVHLLNYVWPNIFENSPHVVQAFMGAVEGLRVAIGPSKIFQYAMQGLFHPARKVRDVYWKVYNTVYIGAQDGLIPSYPRIPNDAKNQYIRYELDYVL
- the LOC106065756 gene encoding splicing factor 3B subunit 1-like isoform X2; protein product: MAERSLQKEQAALRQQMQEKAKAGELKVVNGSDAQKQTSKRRRWDQAGGEEVAAKKKSSWDAAEATTPSNSRWDETPGRAKGAETPGATPSSRAWDATPGHATPGAVTPGRSDETPGHKNTPSARKNRWDETPKTERETPGHNSGWAETPKTDRGGDLIESTPTPGASKRRSRWDETPGAATPSAMTPSMTPGQMTPSMTPGGMTPGGMTPSMTPSGVTPTGAKAMGLATPTPGHLISMTPEQLQAFSWQREIDERNRPLSDDELESMFPPGYKVLPPPAGYVPIRTPARKLLATPTPLVGTPMGFRMQTPDNKSSKDMIVDMQPKGNLPMMKPDDMQYFDKLLVDVDEETLSPEEQKERKIMKLLLKIKNGTPPMRKAALRQITDKAREFGAGPLFNQILPLLMSPTLEDQERHLLVKVIDRILYKLDDLVRPYVHKILVVIEPLLIDEDYYARVEGREIISNLAKAAGLATMIATMRPDIDNMDEYVRNTTARAFAVVASALGIPSLLPFLKAVCKSKKSWQARHTGIKIVQQISILMGCAILPHLKSLVEIIEHGLVDEQQKVRTITALALAALAEAATPYGIESFDSVLKPLWKGIRQHRGKGLAAFLKAIGYLIPLMDAEYANYYTREVMLILIREFPSPDEEMKKIVLKVVKQCCATDGVESQYIKDEILPPFFKNFWNQRMALDRRNYRQLVDTTVEIANKVGAAEIIGRVVDDLKDEAEQYRKMVMETIEKIMSNLGASDIDSRLEEQLIDGILYAFQEQTTEDVVMLNGFGTVVNALSKRVKPYLPQMCGTILWRLNNKSAKVRQQAADLISRIAIVMKTCQEEKLMGHLGIVLYEYLGEEYPEVLGSILGALKAIVNVIGMTKMTPPIKDLLPRLTPILKNRHEKVQENCIDLVGRIADRGPEFVSAREWMRICFELLELLKAHKKAIRRATVNTFGYIAKAIGPHDVLATLLNNLKVQERQNRVCTTVAIAIVAETCSPFTVLPALMNEYRVPELNVQNGVLKSLSFMFEYIGEMGKDYIYPVAPLLEDALMDRDLVHRQTAMAAIQHMALGVCGFGCEDALVHLLNYVWPNIFENSPHVVQAFMGAVEGLRVAIGPSKIFQYAMQGLFHPARKVRDVYWKVYNTVYIGAQDGLIPSYPRIPNDAKNQYIRYELDYVL